Proteins from a genomic interval of Rosa chinensis cultivar Old Blush chromosome 2, RchiOBHm-V2, whole genome shotgun sequence:
- the LOC112183731 gene encoding uncharacterized protein LOC112183731, producing MTDKVIQLIIGCDTAAEVSKMLNDLYLNESDFSQIYELLCKATRMKQDGKAVSVFYTQLKNIWAEIDQRRPNKLKNAKDITWSVCQHCKLTGHTKETCYKLIGYPAGYFSKPKPTEPGGRGKAAVHLVQSSEYFGVAGQDHTTGSDGPPSVSMVARGTGMIGSSDQGSHWQGVYEGETVSSGSILCRGETKEECPSCFEFDF from the exons ATGACTGATAAGGTGATCCAATTGATCATTGGATGTGATACTGCTGCAGAAGTTTCGAAGATGCTCAATGATCTCTATCTGAATGAATCTGATTTTTCCCAGATCTATGAATTGTTATGCAAGGCAACAAGGATGAAGCAGGATGGGAAAGCAGTTTCAGTGTTCTACACCCAGCTGAAAAATATTTGGGCCGAGATTGATCAACGGCGAccaaataaattgaagaatgctAAGGATATTACTTG GTCTGTATGTCAACATTGCAAACTGACTGGACACACTAAGGAGACTTGTTATAAGTTGATTGGGTACCCTGCTGGATACTTCAGCAAACCCAAACCAACTGAACCTGGAGGTAGAGGAAAGGCAGCTGTTCATCTTGTTCAGAGTTCAGAGTACTTTGGAGTCGCTGGGCAAGATCATACCACAGGCAGTGATGGCCCTCCCTCAGTCTCAATGGTTGCTAGAGGTACTGGTatgattg GATCTTCTGACCAGGGAAGTCATTGGCAAGGGGTATATGAGGGGGAGACTGTTTCATCTGGATCAATCTTATGCCGGGGAGAGACCAAGGAAGAATGTCCCAGTTGCTTTGAATTTGACTTCTAG
- the LOC112188638 gene encoding homeobox-leucine zipper protein ATHB-40 translates to MTTTTPINHQVDQDHMLLISQLYPDVYTQIVPPQGAATKPRRRRKKSKSGEAGGAGAKKRKLTEEQVTLLELNFGNEHKLESEKKDRLASELGLDPRQVAVWFQNRRARWKNKKLEEEYSILKKDHENVVLEKCKLESEMEKLKEQLSEAEKEIHRLSERAEGGGSSNSPSSSLSMEANIDPPFFGEFGVEEYDGVFYMPQNNYINGMEWMNQYM, encoded by the exons ATGACAACAACAACCCCCATTAACCACCAAGTTGATCAAGATCATATGCTACTCATCTCTCAGTTGTACCCTGATGTTTACACCCAAATTGTACCCCCGCAAG GAGCAGCGACTAAACCGCGACGCCGCCGTAAGAAGAGCAAGAGCGGAGAAGCTGGTGGAGCCGGAGCCAAGAAGAGGAAGCTCACTGAGGAACAAGTGACTCTTCTAGAGCTCAATTTCGGCAACGAGCATAAACTGGAGTCTGAGAAGAAGGACCGGCTCGCTTCCGAGCTTGGACTCGACCCTCGTCAAGTGGCTGTTTGGTTTCAGAACCGAAGGGCTCGATGGAAGAACAAGAAGCTGGAGGAAGAGTACTCTATCTTGAAGAAGGATCATGAAAACGTCGTCCTTGAGAAATGCAAGCTTGAATCCGAG ATGGAAAAGCTGAAGGAGCAACTCTCGGAGGCGGAGAAGGAGATCCACAGGCTGTCAGAGCGTGCTGAAGGCGGTGGTTCGAGCAACAGCCCGAGCTCCTCGCTGTCGATGGAAGCGAATATTGATCCTCCTTTTTTCGGAGAATTTGGGGTGGAGGAGTATGATGGTGTTTTCTACATGCCCCAAAACAACTACATTAATGGCATGGAATGGATGAACCAGTATATGTGA
- the LOC112187432 gene encoding probable small nuclear ribonucleoprotein Sm D2 isoform X1, whose protein sequence is MSSRPMEEDGARNEEEEFNTGPLSILMMSVKNHTQVLINCRNNRKLFGTVRAFDRHCNMVLENVKEMWTEVPRTGKGKKKAQAVNKDRFISKMFIRGDSVIIVLRNPK, encoded by the exons ATGTCCAGCAGGCCAATGGAAGAAGAT GGTGCCAGGAATGAAGAAGAGGAGTTCAATACAGGACCACTCTCGATTCTCATGATGAGTGTCAAGAATCATACACAG GTCCTCATCAATTGCCGCAACAACAGAAAGCTTTTTGGCACTGTGAGAGCATTTGATCGGCACTGCAACATGGTTCTGGAAAATGTCAAGGAGATGTGGACTGAG GTTCCAAGGACCGGAAAAGGCAAGAAGAAAGCCCAAGCGGTAAACAAAGACAGGTTCATCAGCAAGATGTTTATCCGTGGAGATTCTGTAATCATCGTTCTCAGGAATCCCAAATGA
- the LOC112187432 gene encoding probable small nuclear ribonucleoprotein Sm D2 isoform X2, whose translation MGARNEEEEFNTGPLSILMMSVKNHTQVLINCRNNRKLFGTVRAFDRHCNMVLENVKEMWTEVPRTGKGKKKAQAVNKDRFISKMFIRGDSVIIVLRNPK comes from the exons ATG GGTGCCAGGAATGAAGAAGAGGAGTTCAATACAGGACCACTCTCGATTCTCATGATGAGTGTCAAGAATCATACACAG GTCCTCATCAATTGCCGCAACAACAGAAAGCTTTTTGGCACTGTGAGAGCATTTGATCGGCACTGCAACATGGTTCTGGAAAATGTCAAGGAGATGTGGACTGAG GTTCCAAGGACCGGAAAAGGCAAGAAGAAAGCCCAAGCGGTAAACAAAGACAGGTTCATCAGCAAGATGTTTATCCGTGGAGATTCTGTAATCATCGTTCTCAGGAATCCCAAATGA